The genomic segment CGGTCGGGGGCGGCCATGATCGCGCCGAGGTGGCGGACCGTGCCCGCCGGGTTCGCGCCGCGGTCGTAGGTGGTCGCCGCGCGGGCCCGCAGCCGGGCCTCCTCGGCGGGGTAGCCGGGAGAGCCGATCACCCGGAAGGTGCGGATCATCTGCTCGATGTACGAATCGCGGTCCTTCGGGGCCGGCTGCAGCAGGTTCTTCATCGCGCGCGGGCTGGGCAGGCCGACGAGCTTGTTGCCGGTGGTCGACATGATCGAGGTGAGCGAGAGCACGCGCGTCGGGTGCCGGATGGCCAGCGTCTGCGCGATCATGCCGCCCATCGACACGCCGGTCACGTGCGCCGCCGGGATCTCGAGGGCGTCCAGCAGCGCGGCGGCGTCGTCGGCGAGGTCGGTCAGCTGGTACGGCGAACGCCGCAGCAGCAGGGCGGGCAGCAGCCCGGCGCGTCCGTGCATGGCGGTCGAGCGGCCGGTGTCGCGGTTGTCGTAGCGGATGACGCGGAAGCCACGCTCGGCGAGCTGCTCGCAGAACTCCTCGTCCCACCAGGTCATCGGCCCGCCGAGGCCCATGATCAGCAGCAGCGGGCGCCCGTCCGGCTCACCGAAGACCTCGTAGCAGAGCTCGATCCCGTTCGCCTGGACCGTGCACTCGTTCATCCAGCCCCCTCCTCGTCGGCGAGCTTGCCCAGCTCGTCCAGCGCGTCCCGCAGGTAGTCGATCAGGTTCCAGACGTCCGGCACCAGCTCGCGGCAGACCACGATGCCGAAGTCCAGTTTGCCGTCGTAGCTCATCACGGTGATGTTGATCCCGCCACTCGCGTCGGTGATCGCCGAGACCGGGTAGTGCCCGAGCAGTTTCGCGCCCGCGGTGTAGAGCGGCATCTGCACGCCGGGCACGTTCGACACGACCAGGTTCACCAGCGGCGACGTCGCGCCGGCGAACCGCATCAGCGCGCGGGCCGACAGCGCGCCGAGCGCGGCGGGCAGCATGGCGCTGAAGTCGACCAGCCAGGAGGCGGGCAACGGCTGGTACCGCTGCTTGGCCAGTGCCATCGCCGAGACCACCTCGTCGAGGCGAGCCTTCGGATCGGCGACGTGCACCGGCAGCGGCGCGAGCATCACCGAGATTTGGTTGCCCGCCGTGCCCGCCTGCTCCGGCGTGCGCACCGACAGCGGCACCAGGGTGACCAGCGGGCTCGCCGGGATGGCCTTGTGCTCGGCGAGCCAGCGGTGCAGCGCGGCCGCGCACAGCGCCATCACCACGTCGTTCACCGTGTGGCCGAAGGCGTTCTTGATGCGCTTGACCTCGTCCAGCGGCAGCGAGCCGTAGGCGAACCGGCGGTGCTGGGTGATCGGCCCGTTGAACGGGGTGTGCGGCGGGACCAGGCGCGGGCGTTCGGTTTCGTCGCTCCCGGGGCTGAGCCGGGCCAGCCGGTTGCCCGCCTTCGCCAGCGCGCTCGCCCCGGGAATCCCTGCCACGCCAGGGAGTTTGTCCAGATGCGGCAGCATTTTCGGCACCGACAATGCCAACTTGAGCGGTTGGAGCGCGAGCTTGCGGGCAGCCGTGGCGAGCAGGGAGAGCCTCGGCGGCGGCCCTTCCACCTGGCGACTGCCGCGTGGATCGACGTGACGGGGTTCCGGCGTCAGGTCCATCAGCACCCCGAGCAGCTCGGCGCCGGAAACGCCGTCGATCGCCGCGTGGTGGACCTTGGTGTACAGCCCGACGCGGCCGTGCTCGAGACCTTGGATGACGTAGGCCTCCCACAGCGGGCGACGCCGGTCGAGCGGCCGGGCGGCGATCCGGGCGACCTGCTCGGCGAGCTGCTGGTCGTTGCCGGGGGCGGGGAGGGCGATCTCGCGGACGTGGAACTCGAGGTCGAAGTCGGCGTCCTCGATCCAGTACGGGTGATCGAGGTTCAGCGGGACTTCGAGAAGCCGCCAGTGCAGCGGGCCCGCCAGGTGCAGGCGCCGGGCGATCAGCGCGCGGACGTCCTCCACGGTGAGCATCCCGTTCGGCGCGGTTGACGGGTCGAGGATCGACAGGCCGCCGACGTGGCCGGTGGTGGTGGCGGATTCGGCGTTCAGGAACTGCACGTCGAGCGCGCTCAGCTGACGCATCCCAGGCCTCCTCGGTAGTGGTCCCGGCACTGTCTGGAATCGTAGCCCGCGTGACTGCCGACGTGCTGAGCTTCCGCGGTCGCCGGATCACCGCGGACCGCGCCCTGGTGATGGCGATCGTCAACCGCACCCCGGATTCGTTCTACGACCGCGGGGCCCACTTCACCGACGACAAGGCGATCGCCGCGGTCGACCGCGCAGTGGCCGAAGGAGCGGACGTCGTCGATATCGGCGGTGTCAAGGCCGGGCCGGGGGAAGAGGTGACGGTCGCCGAGGAGATCCGCCGGGTGGTGCCGCTGGTCGCGGCGGTGCGCTCGCGGCACCCGGACCTGGTGATCAGTGTCGACACCTGGCGCGCGGACGTCGCCAGAGCCGCGTGCGCGGAGGGCGCGGACCTGCTGAACGACACGTGGGCGGGCGCCGATCCAGGCCTGGTCGAGGTGGCCGCGGAGTTCGGCACGGGTTACGTGTGCTCGCACACGGGGAACGCGGTGCCCCGGACGCGACCGTTCCGGGTGCGGTACCACGATGTGGTCGCCGAGGTGATCGAAGAGACGACCCAGCGCGCGGAAGCCGCCGTCGCCCTCGGCGTACCGCGCGAAGGCATCCTGATCGACCCGACACACGACTTCGGGAAGAACACCTGGCACAGCCTGGCCCTGCTCCGCTACGCCGACCGCCTGGCCGAGACAGGCTGGCCGGTGCTGATGGCCTTGTCCAACAAGGACTTCGTCGGCGAGACGCTGGGGGTGGACCTGGAGGAACGCGTGGACGGCACGCTCGCCGCCACTGCCCTGGCCGCCGCGGACGGAGCCGCCATGTTCCGGGCTCACGAGGTACGACGGACGCGGCAGGTGCTGGAAATGGTGGCCTCGATCAAGGGAAACCGCCCGCCTTCGCGGGCTATACGCGGCCTGGCCTGACCGATCGGACTTCCGCCCACTCCCTGATACCCACGCTCACGCACCCGAGTTACACATTCAGGAACCCGAGTTCTGCATTGGTGCAGCCGAGTTTCACATCCAGGTACCGAATCGTGCGTAGATACACACATGAGTTTTACATTCGGCCCCTGGTGTCCTGTGCTGGTGCGACCGAACCCGCGCACCATGGCCGAATCCCTCGTTCGTGCCGTCGAGTTCGACATTCAGGCAGTCGATCCCCGATCGAGTAGCCGAATTCTGCATCGAGAGCCCGAGCGTGGTCACTCATTCGAGTTATGCATTCATGATTGCGGTACTCGTACCTCGCGTAAGGCTGCTCTCAGTCATATTCGATCTCGCCTGTATGGCGCAACGTCGCGAGTCGGTTATCGAACAGGTGTTTGATAGCATCATCGCCATGGGGGAATCCATGGAGGACCTGCTCCTCAAGATGAAATCCACTGCTGCGGAGGTGGCCCGGCTCGAAGCCCGGCTGACTCGGCAGGTGGTCTCGTTCACCCGCGCCTCGGCGACGAAGCGCGGGGTGGCCGAGGAGTTGGCGATGGCACTGTGCCTGACGAAGTTCAA from the Amycolatopsis magusensis genome contains:
- a CDS encoding alpha/beta fold hydrolase: MNECTVQANGIELCYEVFGEPDGRPLLLIMGLGGPMTWWDEEFCEQLAERGFRVIRYDNRDTGRSTAMHGRAGLLPALLLRRSPYQLTDLADDAAALLDALEIPAAHVTGVSMGGMIAQTLAIRHPTRVLSLTSIMSTTGNKLVGLPSPRAMKNLLQPAPKDRDSYIEQMIRTFRVIGSPGYPAEEARLRARAATTYDRGANPAGTVRHLGAIMAAPDRTSGLRKLRIPALVIHGAADPLVNPSGGRATARAIPGAELDMVPGMGHDTPPELWPRFVNGIVRTADRAEAVADRHIDTT
- a CDS encoding WS/DGAT/MGAT family O-acyltransferase, with the translated sequence MRQLSALDVQFLNAESATTTGHVGGLSILDPSTAPNGMLTVEDVRALIARRLHLAGPLHWRLLEVPLNLDHPYWIEDADFDLEFHVREIALPAPGNDQQLAEQVARIAARPLDRRRPLWEAYVIQGLEHGRVGLYTKVHHAAIDGVSGAELLGVLMDLTPEPRHVDPRGSRQVEGPPPRLSLLATAARKLALQPLKLALSVPKMLPHLDKLPGVAGIPGASALAKAGNRLARLSPGSDETERPRLVPPHTPFNGPITQHRRFAYGSLPLDEVKRIKNAFGHTVNDVVMALCAAALHRWLAEHKAIPASPLVTLVPLSVRTPEQAGTAGNQISVMLAPLPVHVADPKARLDEVVSAMALAKQRYQPLPASWLVDFSAMLPAALGALSARALMRFAGATSPLVNLVVSNVPGVQMPLYTAGAKLLGHYPVSAITDASGGINITVMSYDGKLDFGIVVCRELVPDVWNLIDYLRDALDELGKLADEEGAG
- the folP gene encoding dihydropteroate synthase produces the protein MAIVNRTPDSFYDRGAHFTDDKAIAAVDRAVAEGADVVDIGGVKAGPGEEVTVAEEIRRVVPLVAAVRSRHPDLVISVDTWRADVARAACAEGADLLNDTWAGADPGLVEVAAEFGTGYVCSHTGNAVPRTRPFRVRYHDVVAEVIEETTQRAEAAVALGVPREGILIDPTHDFGKNTWHSLALLRYADRLAETGWPVLMALSNKDFVGETLGVDLEERVDGTLAATALAAADGAAMFRAHEVRRTRQVLEMVASIKGNRPPSRAIRGLA